GATCTGGTTCGCCATGCGGACGAGCTTCTCGTTGGGATCGACGGCGCTCATGTGCGAAACACTCACGGAACGGTCAGGCGCTCGGGCGCGGTGAACAGGGTGACGGTGTCGTGGCGGGCGATCGCCGCGAGCGTCAGGCCGTGGAGCGCGGCGCGCTCGACGGCGAGCGAGGTCGGAGCCGAGATCGCCACCAGGATGGCGGCGCCGAAGCTCGCCGCCTTCTCGACCATCTCGAACGAGCAGCGACTGGTGATGACGAGGAAGCCGTCCTCGGGCCGGGCGCCGGCGCGCAGGAGCGCGCCGATCAGCTTGTCGAGGGCGTTGTGGCGCCCGACATCCTCGCGCACCGCGACGACGTGGCCGTCGCGGTCGGCCCAGGCGGCGGCGTGGACCGCGCGGGTCTCGCGGCCGAGCACCTGGAGGTCGTCGAGGGCCCTCACCGCCCGCTCGACCGCCGACAGGGAGACCGTGACTCCTCGCGCCGAGCGCCGCTCGGCGCGCGGGATGTCCTTCAGGTCGTCGATGCCGCAGACCCCGCAGCCGGTGCGGCCCGACAAAGCCCGCTTGCGGGCGAGGTGCTCGCGCAGGCGCC
The sequence above is drawn from the Methylobacterium terrae genome and encodes:
- the fdhD gene encoding formate dehydrogenase accessory sulfurtransferase FdhD encodes the protein MPQNSGVATSVSVATRVVAYGRGEGRDGTRPLAVETPVNVIYGDVPYAVMMTTPADLEDFAYGFSLTEGVVASADEIRGAVVEAGEGGLRLVVDLAPGRLREHLARKRALSGRTGCGVCGIDDLKDIPRAERRSARGVTVSLSAVERAVRALDDLQVLGRETRAVHAAAWADRDGHVVAVREDVGRHNALDKLIGALLRAGARPEDGFLVITSRCSFEMVEKAASFGAAILVAISAPTSLAVERAALHGLTLAAIARHDTVTLFTAPERLTVP